One Campylobacter lari DNA segment encodes these proteins:
- a CDS encoding YdgA family protein, whose protein sequence is MKKIIAGVVVVVLLVIGFFTSASYINSINGKIFAQMSQDTAYYSVEDANYTKGLLNSKGSFIATLNDLPYSFKVNVDFSNNFFASNNAIISILNENEDLKGIFPNEEIFKILVSAKGGDININAKINDINFTRNDTNLVLNNTSFKIIGSEEFVKNMELNLGYVLLEQLSHEEKLEAKNIKISEFPIQKLSFNDIFSPSRNSEQNISIDSVNFISSITFDFDKLKIFAKTAQNAQNDYDSVLKLDLAKFNLANENFMLNNINLDMNFNNLSKKAYDSLVQNSNTDIFSMMLLASQFLKANPQIILNNLSFEKEGKKFDANGQTIFTENNIKSQLHANTEILPSQIWPDFANFDTYFVDNNGSYVLDFIYDDSNKSDVTTIINGERLTINPQ, encoded by the coding sequence ATGAAAAAAATCATCGCAGGAGTTGTAGTAGTAGTTTTATTAGTTATAGGATTTTTTACCTCAGCTTCTTACATTAACTCAATCAATGGAAAAATATTTGCTCAAATGAGCCAAGATACAGCATATTATAGTGTTGAAGATGCTAACTATACCAAAGGACTTTTAAATTCCAAAGGAAGTTTTATAGCTACACTTAATGACTTGCCTTATAGTTTTAAAGTGAATGTGGATTTTTCTAATAATTTTTTTGCAAGCAATAATGCTATCATTTCTATTTTAAATGAAAATGAAGACTTAAAAGGTATTTTTCCAAATGAAGAAATCTTTAAAATCTTAGTTAGTGCAAAAGGTGGAGACATTAACATCAATGCAAAAATAAATGATATCAATTTTACCCGCAATGATACAAATTTAGTTTTAAATAATACATCTTTTAAGATTATAGGTTCTGAAGAATTTGTAAAAAATATGGAGCTTAATCTAGGTTATGTTTTGTTAGAACAACTATCTCATGAAGAAAAATTAGAAGCAAAAAATATCAAAATTTCTGAATTTCCTATACAAAAATTAAGTTTTAATGATATCTTTAGTCCTAGTAGAAATAGTGAGCAAAATATAAGCATTGATAGTGTTAATTTTATAAGTTCTATTACTTTTGACTTTGATAAATTAAAAATTTTTGCAAAAACAGCTCAAAATGCTCAAAATGATTATGATAGTGTTTTAAAACTAGATTTAGCTAAATTTAATCTTGCAAATGAAAACTTTATGCTAAACAACATTAATTTAGATATGAATTTTAATAATCTTTCTAAAAAAGCTTATGATAGTTTAGTGCAAAACTCAAACACTGATATTTTTTCTATGATGCTTTTAGCAAGTCAGTTTTTAAAAGCAAACCCACAAATCATCTTAAATAATCTAAGCTTTGAAAAAGAAGGTAAAAAATTTGATGCAAATGGGCAAACTATTTTCACTGAAAATAATATAAAATCACAATTGCATGCAAACACTGAAATTCTTCCTAGTCAAATTTGGCCTGATTTTGCAAATTTTGATACTTATTTTGTAGATAATAATGGCTCTTATGTGCTTGATTTTATCTATGATGATTCTAACAAAAGTGATGTTACAACTATCATTAATGGTGAAAGACTTACCATAAATCCACAATGA
- a CDS encoding replication-associated recombination protein A, producing the protein MTNLSLTFRPKTLDEVLGQENLVEIFKKFIQVSKLPHSVFFGPAGCGKTSFARAIAYEYKLDFYEFDGGNFKLEELRKILINYENSLFKPLIFIDEVHRLSKTQQEMLLIPLENQKCLFIGASTENPYFTLTSGIRSRSMLFEFKGLEYKDLEKLATKVQEKLQCKIDDDAKDFLITSSANDARSFLNLCEFALALDSTHITLETLKKLRANVLSDGTSSKDTHYKLASSMIKSLRGSDVDASLYYLARLIDGGESADFIARRLVIFASEDISNANPQALNLATSTLIAVKNIGYPEARIILAQCVVFLASSPKSNSSYLAINEALNYVQNNPALKILPYLDNNNPQRKNYLYPHDFGGWVKQRYLEKDLKFYHSKGIGFEAQLDLWLNDMKKVKK; encoded by the coding sequence ATGACAAATTTAAGCTTAACTTTTCGTCCTAAAACTTTAGATGAGGTTTTAGGACAAGAAAATTTAGTAGAAATTTTTAAAAAATTCATACAAGTTTCAAAACTCCCTCATAGTGTATTTTTTGGTCCAGCAGGTTGTGGAAAAACTTCTTTTGCAAGGGCTATAGCGTATGAGTATAAACTAGACTTTTATGAGTTTGATGGAGGAAATTTTAAGCTTGAAGAGCTTAGAAAAATACTAATTAATTATGAAAATTCTTTATTCAAACCTTTGATCTTTATCGATGAGGTACATAGGCTTTCAAAAACCCAACAAGAAATGCTTTTAATTCCTTTGGAAAATCAAAAATGCCTTTTCATAGGTGCAAGCACTGAAAACCCTTATTTTACTTTAACTTCAGGCATAAGAAGTAGAAGTATGCTTTTTGAATTTAAAGGTTTAGAATATAAAGACTTAGAAAAACTTGCCACAAAAGTGCAAGAAAAACTCCAATGTAAAATCGATGATGATGCCAAAGACTTCTTAATCACTTCTAGTGCAAATGATGCAAGAAGCTTTTTAAATTTATGTGAGTTTGCTTTGGCTTTAGATAGCACTCATATCACGCTTGAAACTTTGAAAAAATTAAGAGCAAATGTTTTAAGCGATGGCACTTCAAGTAAAGATACACACTATAAACTAGCTAGTTCTATGATAAAGAGCTTAAGAGGAAGTGATGTAGATGCGAGTTTGTATTATCTTGCGAGGTTGATTGATGGGGGCGAAAGTGCGGATTTCATCGCTAGAAGATTAGTGATATTTGCAAGTGAAGATATCTCAAATGCAAATCCACAAGCACTTAATCTAGCCACAAGCACACTCATAGCAGTAAAAAACATAGGCTATCCTGAAGCTAGGATCATCTTAGCTCAATGTGTGGTATTTTTAGCAAGTTCGCCCAAGTCAAACTCAAGCTATCTTGCTATAAATGAAGCGCTAAATTATGTGCAAAACAATCCTGCGTTAAAAATACTTCCTTATCTTGATAATAACAACCCTCAAAGAAAAAACTACCTTTATCCGCATGATTTTGGTGGCTGGGTTAAGCAAAGATACTTAGAAAAAGACTTGAAATTTTATCATAGTAAAGGCATAGGCTTTGAAGCACAGCTAGATTTATGGCTAAATGATATGAAAAAAGTTAAAAAGTGA
- a CDS encoding tyrosine-type recombinase/integrase has translation MANIAKQSLQDKDIRNLKPSDKRYKKAVGNPKELYIFVYPSGQKTFSIKINDKYTKLKEFREGIYSVAEARKEAIQFLKEFEKCKDIRLLKNGNDKYKFKNLFILYIDQKQKKCLSDSYVKKIIQMVEKYLMPSLGNLDVKNIKYSDLLSIFNAIYNPNNPYTSRLETIHRLINHIQGIFRIALKDRYIDFDPSDGLKDNFASSKRFQNNHNIDTRYPALIQSEDLKEFIQDLKQDNRMEKQTKRALYLQILSINRPFNTASVKWANIDFEKQIWTIPANETKTKIAHEIPLTKTMIKVLKEQFLFSGEISDFVFPAQTIQGHINRDSIGKAIKNLGGKNKWHKRASSHGFRATFRTICSQHKAELLKLNISEEVIESVLAHKELNQIKFSYEREKATIIQKRKLLQWYDDYLNNLEFLGI, from the coding sequence ATGGCAAACATAGCAAAACAAAGCTTACAAGATAAAGATATTAGAAATTTAAAACCTAGTGATAAACGATACAAAAAAGCTGTAGGTAATCCAAAAGAGCTTTATATTTTTGTATATCCTAGTGGTCAAAAAACTTTTAGTATTAAAATTAATGACAAATACACAAAACTTAAAGAATTTAGAGAAGGAATTTATAGTGTAGCTGAAGCTAGAAAAGAAGCTATTCAGTTTTTAAAAGAATTTGAAAAATGTAAAGATATACGGTTGCTAAAAAATGGAAATGATAAATATAAGTTTAAAAACTTATTTATTCTTTATATAGATCAAAAACAAAAAAAATGTCTTAGCGATAGCTATGTTAAAAAAATTATACAAATGGTAGAAAAATATCTCATGCCAAGTTTAGGAAATTTAGATGTAAAAAACATAAAATATAGCGATTTATTATCTATATTTAATGCTATTTATAATCCAAATAATCCTTATACAAGTAGGTTAGAAACCATACACCGTTTAATCAATCATATTCAGGGTATTTTTAGAATAGCATTAAAAGATAGATATATTGATTTTGATCCTAGCGATGGCTTAAAAGATAACTTTGCTTCCTCTAAAAGATTTCAAAACAACCATAATATAGATACAAGATACCCTGCCTTAATTCAATCAGAAGATTTAAAAGAATTTATTCAAGATCTAAAGCAAGATAATAGAATGGAAAAACAAACAAAAAGGGCTTTGTATTTACAAATTCTTAGTATCAATAGACCTTTTAATACTGCTAGTGTAAAATGGGCTAATATTGATTTTGAAAAACAAATTTGGACTATACCAGCAAATGAAACAAAAACAAAAATTGCACATGAAATTCCACTTACAAAAACAATGATTAAGGTATTAAAAGAGCAATTTTTATTTAGCGGAGAAATTAGCGATTTTGTTTTTCCTGCACAAACCATACAAGGACATATTAATAGAGATAGCATAGGTAAAGCCATTAAAAATTTAGGAGGTAAAAATAAATGGCACAAGCGAGCTAGTTCTCATGGTTTTAGAGCTACATTTAGAACTATTTGCTCTCAACATAAGGCAGAGCTCTTAAAATTAAATATTAGCGAAGAAGTTATTGAAAGCGTTTTAGCACATAAAGAACTTAATCAAATAAAATTTTCTTATGAAAGAGAAAAAGCAACCATCATTCAAAAAAGAAAACTTTTACAATGGTATGATGATTATTTAAATAATTTAGAATTTTTAGGAATATAA
- a CDS encoding helix-turn-helix domain-containing protein produces MKTIGEKLRDLRNAYGLSQREFGEKVGITKGSINSYENNVNSITQGAKWKILQATGIGFEYFDSDMTLSEAFKKYNIDISKKLEFKKIEESICAICDGVKNYIDGKYLETFNIKSLFLNHLFDGMGYFDLCFLKVKHNELEPYAKNGDILVVSSNKNAENGDKIIINYKENILIVQYFHEFDKIILKTMSGEEIKFYNSEFSDCVDILAIIKGKFYFEV; encoded by the coding sequence ATGAAAACGATAGGTGAAAAATTAAGAGATTTGCGGAATGCTTACGGATTAAGCCAAAGAGAATTTGGAGAAAAAGTAGGTATTACTAAAGGTAGTATCAATTCTTATGAAAACAATGTAAATTCCATTACTCAAGGTGCAAAATGGAAAATTTTGCAAGCAACAGGGATAGGGTTTGAATACTTTGATTCTGATATGACGCTAAGTGAGGCCTTTAAAAAATACAATATAGATATAAGTAAAAAACTTGAATTTAAGAAAATAGAAGAAAGTATTTGTGCTATATGTGATGGAGTTAAAAACTATATAGATGGAAAATATTTAGAAACATTTAATATAAAATCATTATTTTTAAATCATTTATTTGATGGTATGGGATATTTTGATTTGTGTTTTTTAAAAGTAAAACATAATGAATTAGAGCCTTATGCAAAAAATGGTGATATTTTAGTTGTATCAAGTAATAAAAATGCTGAAAATGGAGATAAAATCATCATTAATTACAAAGAAAATATTCTTATAGTTCAATATTTTCATGAGTTTGATAAAATAATACTTAAAACTATGAGTGGAGAAGAAATAAAATTTTATAATAGCGAATTTAGTGATTGTGTAGATATTTTAGCAATTATAAAAGGTAAATTTTATTTTGAAGTATGA
- a CDS encoding helix-turn-helix domain-containing protein produces MQIIEPKNKNFLTPKQLECEFGISLSKQYKMRMQKNQNQASSLPFIKLGKTILYKRSEIEIWLDKNMVKGNL; encoded by the coding sequence ATGCAAATTATAGAACCAAAAAACAAAAATTTTTTAACCCCTAAGCAATTAGAATGCGAATTTGGAATTAGTCTTAGTAAACAATATAAAATGCGTATGCAAAAAAATCAAAATCAAGCTAGCTCCTTGCCTTTTATTAAATTAGGAAAAACAATTCTATATAAAAGAAGTGAGATTGAAATATGGCTAGATAAAAACATGGTCAAAGGGAATTTATGA
- a CDS encoding AAA family ATPase: MNSIKSNKLLLDIVFEKNFKQVNIEKLENIDFEWLIDSFLVKQSLVMFYASAGSGKSYFMLYLSKYLLDNNKVDRIFYFDGDNNERILKERKGSEFLKSSNFYYFFSNNTNKFSLFRDLKKAKDLKNTLIVIDSIRNFIQDDFNKDFTMIKVFDELQKIRDNGATIIFLHHQPKQKPDENNKAYKGATTFLDSVDEGYFLHKKDIKTDEEFVILLEPQKRRFATKSQAFKINTLNLEFEFVDYLEFAENHKTQITLNLVKEILNENKNGICQQDLASKIKKKIEQDYVEIVGRNALWKLLDKYKNIYWSIFYEAQEKGGKRKIFKIL; the protein is encoded by the coding sequence ATGAATTCTATAAAGAGCAACAAGTTACTACTTGATATTGTTTTTGAAAAGAATTTCAAGCAAGTAAATATAGAAAAACTAGAAAACATTGATTTTGAATGGTTGATAGATAGTTTTCTTGTAAAACAGTCTTTAGTAATGTTTTATGCTAGTGCAGGAAGTGGTAAGAGTTATTTTATGTTATATTTAAGTAAATATCTGCTTGATAATAACAAAGTAGATCGTATATTTTATTTTGATGGCGATAATAATGAAAGAATATTGAAAGAACGAAAAGGAAGTGAATTTTTAAAAAGTTCAAATTTTTATTATTTTTTTTCTAACAATACAAATAAGTTTAGTCTTTTTAGAGATTTAAAAAAAGCTAAAGATTTAAAAAACACATTAATTGTAATTGATAGCATTAGAAATTTTATTCAAGATGATTTTAATAAAGACTTTACAATGATTAAGGTTTTTGATGAATTGCAAAAAATAAGAGATAATGGAGCTACTATTATTTTTCTGCATCATCAACCAAAACAAAAACCAGATGAAAATAATAAAGCCTACAAAGGTGCAACAACTTTTTTAGATAGTGTAGATGAAGGATATTTTTTACATAAAAAAGATATTAAAACAGATGAAGAGTTTGTAATTCTTTTAGAGCCTCAAAAAAGAAGATTTGCTACAAAATCTCAGGCATTTAAAATAAACACATTAAATTTAGAATTTGAATTTGTGGATTATTTAGAATTTGCAGAAAATCATAAAACACAAATTACCCTTAATCTCGTTAAAGAAATTCTTAATGAAAACAAAAATGGTATTTGTCAGCAAGATTTAGCAAGTAAAATCAAAAAGAAAATTGAACAAGATTATGTAGAAATAGTAGGTAGAAATGCTTTATGGAAACTGCTAGATAAATATAAAAACATTTATTGGAGTATTTTTTATGAAGCACAAGAAAAAGGTGGAAAGAGGAAAATTTTTAAGATATTATAA